In the Sarcophilus harrisii chromosome 1, mSarHar1.11, whole genome shotgun sequence genome, one interval contains:
- the RITA1 gene encoding RBPJ-interacting and tubulin-associated protein 1, translated as MKTSVELAINGIQALQLQHKGRSGYRVKSSTSFVDETLFGKPSGARPTPPKFDPPWAVRARSGKLVPLTPNSEGAKWNLISDPSKSSSSTPPHTPRKKNKYRLIRHTPSYCDETLFSSRREEPTWEAPWMKKEDAAKLQPLLWSPPSAPWANRSPRPKETPLRAIHPEPKTRNKPDIWQRLSNGLDSPGFLKRGQSQSLTHLNASPGGYSPGTSPPHQRGQQQAWTQAAAGTFQSPVVTPRARAISLSEPATPRKRVATPKPKPPWK; from the exons ATGAAGACCTCTGTCGAGCTTGCCATCAATGGGATTCAGGCCCTCCAGCTGCAACATAAAGGCCGAAGTGGCTACCGAGTCAAATCCAGCACGTCGTTCGTGGATGAGACTTTGTTTGGCAAGCCTTCCGGGGCTCGGCCAACCCCACCGAAGTTTGACCCTCCTTGGGCAGTGCGGGCCAGATCTGGGAAGCTTGTGCCATTAACCCCTAATTCTGAGGGGGCCAAATGGAACCTGATTTCGGACCCCTCCAAAAGCAGCAGCAGTACCCCTCCCCATActcccaggaagaaaaataaatacag GCTTATCCGTCACACACCATCCTATTGTGACGAGACTCTCTTTAGCTCCCGACGGGAGGAACCCACCTGGGAGGCACCATGGATGAAGAAGGAGGATGCTGCAAAGCTCCAGCCCCTCCTCTGGAGCCCCCCATCAGCACCCTGGGCCAATCGCTCTCCCCGACCCAAGGAGACCCCCCTGCGGGCTATTCACCCAGAGCCAAAGACCAGGAACAAGCCAGACATTTGGCAGAGGCTCTCGAATGGCCTGGACTCCCCAGGCTTCCTCAAGAGGGGGCAGTCCCAGTCACTCACCCATCTGAATGCCTCCCCTGGCGGGTACTCCCCTGGCACCAGTCCCCCCCATCAGAGAGGGCAGCAGCAGGCTTGGACTCAGGCAGCTGCGGGGACCTTCCAGAGCCCAGTGGTGACCCCCAGGGCTCGCGCCATCAGCCTCTCAGAACCAGCCACTCCCCGGAAGCGTGTGGCCACTCCCAAGCCAAAGCCACCCTGGAAGTGA